One genomic window of Desulfuromonas sp. AOP6 includes the following:
- the tsaB gene encoding tRNA (adenosine(37)-N6)-threonylcarbamoyltransferase complex dimerization subunit type 1 TsaB encodes MPEVLLTVDTSTPAGSIAISRGEALIGEIFLDLKAANHTDRLLLSVSQLLSDCALSIHDVTVFGVVVGPGSFTGLRVGLATIKGLAMATGKPVVGVSSLRVLAASLPFSRYPVCVMVDARKKEVYSELFSCEKGRPESIGPAVVADPEKVLLNLESSTLFVGNGAILYRSLILRHLGGKAHFAPWTFIAPRASMAASLLLEAYLQGEVLPLESLAPLYIRLSEAEIAWARRQENDLIQG; translated from the coding sequence TTGCCTGAAGTCCTTCTCACCGTGGATACATCAACTCCCGCTGGAAGTATTGCCATCAGTCGTGGTGAAGCTCTCATCGGGGAGATCTTTCTCGACCTCAAGGCGGCCAATCATACGGACCGGCTGCTTCTTTCCGTATCCCAGCTTCTATCCGATTGTGCTTTGTCTATCCATGATGTAACTGTCTTCGGTGTTGTTGTTGGCCCTGGCTCATTTACCGGGTTGCGGGTAGGGTTGGCTACGATAAAGGGGCTTGCCATGGCTACCGGAAAACCCGTTGTCGGCGTCTCCTCTTTGCGGGTTCTTGCTGCTTCTCTGCCTTTTTCGCGCTATCCGGTATGCGTTATGGTGGACGCACGTAAGAAGGAGGTCTATTCAGAGCTTTTTTCGTGCGAGAAAGGGCGCCCTGAAAGTATCGGACCAGCGGTGGTTGCCGATCCTGAAAAAGTGCTGTTGAATTTAGAGTCTTCCACGCTGTTTGTCGGCAACGGTGCCATTTTGTATCGTTCCCTTATCCTGAGGCACTTGGGGGGCAAGGCCCATTTCGCACCCTGGACTTTCATCGCACCTCGAGCATCCATGGCCGCAAGCCTTTTGCTGGAAGCCTATCTGCAGGGAGAGGTTCTCCCTCTGGAATCTCTCGCACCTCTGTATATTCGTCTTTCCGAGGCCGAGATTGCCTGGGCAAGGAGGCAGGAGAATGACTTGATTCAAGGTTGA
- the rseP gene encoding RIP metalloprotease RseP codes for MFTLVAGILMLGILVFIHEFGHFLVAKLSGVKVLKFSLGFGPKLISIRYGETDYMICAIPLGGYVQMLGESVGEGGTLTPEERKRSFADKPVSRRMAIVAAGPIMNLLLPFLVLPVAYLVGVNVPAYLEKPACIGMVTADSEAQSVGFSRGDCILRINGDLVPTWSDANRALISYAGYALDFSVQREGQVISILLTPEDGGLEGLESVGLMPVQRPIVGALAPGMPAEKAGLQVGDEILSINGQPIESWYDLSPAIQKTGEAQAVYRVSRQEETLSLAVQTQRSEENPDEFLLGVAPQFETSFKRFGLAAAMNAGADRAMELIDLTLVFLQKLFAGHVPSKNIGGPITVIQVAGQAAQTDLASILSVLAFLSIQLGILNLLPIPILDGGHLFFNFFELILRRPLSLKTREIAQQIGLMLLLGLMVFAFYNDIVRIFFGA; via the coding sequence ATGTTCACTCTGGTCGCCGGCATACTCATGCTGGGCATACTTGTCTTTATCCACGAATTTGGCCACTTTCTTGTGGCCAAGTTGTCCGGGGTCAAAGTTCTCAAGTTTTCTCTCGGGTTTGGCCCAAAGCTTATCTCCATCCGTTACGGTGAAACGGATTACATGATCTGCGCCATTCCCCTTGGCGGTTATGTGCAGATGCTCGGAGAAAGCGTGGGAGAGGGGGGTACTCTTACGCCTGAGGAACGCAAGCGATCTTTTGCTGACAAACCTGTTTCGCGACGGATGGCGATCGTTGCTGCCGGCCCCATCATGAATCTCCTCCTGCCTTTTCTTGTCCTCCCCGTGGCTTACCTGGTCGGTGTCAATGTGCCGGCCTATCTTGAAAAGCCAGCCTGTATAGGGATGGTGACAGCGGATTCCGAAGCGCAATCCGTGGGGTTTTCTCGGGGCGACTGTATCCTGCGTATCAACGGAGACCTGGTGCCGACCTGGTCTGACGCCAACCGCGCTCTGATTTCCTATGCCGGCTATGCGCTGGATTTCAGCGTTCAACGTGAAGGGCAGGTGATTTCCATCCTGCTTACACCTGAAGATGGCGGTTTAGAAGGGCTGGAGTCCGTCGGTCTTATGCCGGTACAGCGTCCCATTGTTGGAGCACTCGCCCCTGGCATGCCCGCGGAAAAAGCCGGTCTGCAGGTGGGAGACGAAATTCTTTCCATAAACGGTCAGCCCATAGAATCCTGGTATGATTTGAGCCCTGCCATTCAAAAAACAGGAGAGGCTCAAGCTGTTTATCGGGTGAGTCGTCAAGAGGAGACCCTGAGCCTTGCTGTACAGACTCAGCGAAGTGAAGAAAACCCCGACGAATTTCTTTTAGGTGTCGCGCCCCAGTTTGAGACAAGTTTCAAGAGGTTCGGATTGGCCGCTGCCATGAACGCCGGTGCCGACAGGGCGATGGAACTCATTGACCTTACGCTAGTCTTTCTGCAAAAATTATTTGCCGGTCATGTCCCCAGCAAAAATATCGGCGGGCCTATTACCGTTATTCAGGTGGCTGGGCAGGCTGCGCAGACAGACCTGGCCAGCATTCTCTCCGTCCTGGCTTTTTTAAGCATCCAGTTGGGGATCCTTAACCTTTTGCCCATCCCCATTCTCGATGGAGGACACCTCTTTTTTAACTTTTTTGAATTGATCCTGCGCCGGCCCCTTTCGCTCAAAACCCGTGAAATTGCCCAGCAGATTGGCTTGATGCTTCTTCTGGGCCTGATGGTTTTTGCTTTTTATAATGATATTGTGCGTATCTTTTTCGGAGCCTAA
- a CDS encoding 1-deoxy-D-xylulose-5-phosphate reductoisomerase → MKKISVLGSTGSIGVSTLDIAAAHPDQFQIVALTAGSNLKLLAEQVRRFRPSVVAVLRREDEALLRDMLGAAAPAVLSGLEGLMACAVHDEAQMVVSAIVGAAGLVPTMAAIESGKDIALANKETLVTAGALVMEAIHRKGVKLYPVDSEHSAIFQSLEGHRRTDVRRLILTASGGPFRDKALAELRQVSPADALAHPNWSMGRKISIDSATMMNKGLEVIEAHWLFDLPGDRIDVHIHPQSIVHSMVEYVDGSVIAQLGIPDMKTPIAYALSYPERLPLNLPALDLCALGSLTFSKPDNQRFACLGLAYEALREGGTAPAVLNAANEVAVEAFLNKELGFLAIPDILRRVLDTHRIAALTHIDEALRADRWGRQAARRLIDAVL, encoded by the coding sequence ATGAAGAAAATATCTGTTCTCGGATCGACCGGATCGATCGGCGTCAGTACTCTGGATATTGCTGCTGCCCATCCCGACCAGTTCCAGATTGTTGCTTTGACCGCCGGTTCCAATCTTAAGCTTTTGGCCGAACAGGTTCGCCGCTTTCGCCCTTCTGTCGTTGCCGTGCTCCGCAGGGAGGATGAGGCGTTGCTGCGCGACATGCTAGGAGCTGCAGCGCCAGCGGTGCTTTCCGGGCTCGAAGGACTCATGGCCTGTGCCGTGCATGACGAGGCCCAGATGGTTGTTTCTGCCATCGTTGGCGCAGCCGGACTCGTCCCCACCATGGCCGCCATTGAGTCAGGCAAGGATATCGCCCTCGCCAACAAGGAGACGCTCGTGACGGCGGGCGCTCTTGTCATGGAGGCCATCCATCGTAAAGGAGTAAAGCTTTATCCGGTAGACAGTGAACATTCTGCCATTTTCCAATCACTGGAAGGGCACCGCAGGACTGATGTTCGTCGTTTGATATTGACAGCTTCCGGTGGGCCGTTCAGAGATAAGGCTCTGGCTGAACTGAGGCAGGTTTCACCCGCCGATGCACTGGCTCACCCGAACTGGTCCATGGGGAGGAAGATCTCTATCGATTCAGCCACCATGATGAATAAGGGACTTGAAGTCATTGAGGCCCACTGGCTTTTTGATTTGCCGGGAGACCGGATCGATGTGCACATTCATCCCCAGAGCATTGTTCATTCCATGGTCGAATATGTCGATGGGTCAGTCATCGCCCAGCTTGGCATTCCCGACATGAAAACCCCCATCGCCTATGCTCTGTCCTACCCGGAACGTCTGCCTCTGAATCTTCCCGCGCTTGATCTCTGTGCTTTAGGGTCCCTGACATTCTCAAAACCCGATAATCAGCGCTTCGCCTGCCTGGGGCTTGCCTATGAGGCTCTCAGGGAAGGTGGTACGGCTCCAGCTGTCCTTAACGCCGCCAACGAGGTTGCCGTAGAGGCTTTTCTCAACAAAGAGCTTGGTTTTTTGGCCATTCCCGACATCTTGCGCCGTGTCCTGGATACTCATCGCATCGCTGCACTGACTCATATTGACGAAGCATTGCGTGCCGATCGCTGGGGGCGTCAGGCCGCACGGCGTTTGATCGACGCTGTTTTGTAA
- a CDS encoding phosphatidate cytidylyltransferase has protein sequence MIKTRILTALVALPLLVLFVAYASPKVFNLLVFGVGLLALYEFYGMALSEDRQQFQKLAVAGGSLLLVPFALGNMAYFQGWLVILVGFFAIAFLFSFRDLTRVVQEMGLVMLGLLYIPLLLGHLMLLRDLPFGREWIFFVLLCVMACDSAAYFVGSSLGRRKLYPAISPNKSVEGALGGVAGTFLGATLAKVFFFQELSWIDVLLLGGALGVLGQLGDLFESMLKRSFNVKDSGRLIPGHGGILDRLDSLLFAFAPVYYYAFLFFKG, from the coding sequence ATCATTAAGACGCGAATTTTAACAGCATTGGTGGCGCTTCCACTGCTGGTACTTTTTGTTGCCTATGCGAGCCCCAAGGTTTTCAACCTGCTCGTCTTTGGCGTCGGGCTGTTGGCTCTTTATGAGTTCTATGGGATGGCGCTTAGTGAAGATCGCCAACAGTTCCAGAAGCTTGCTGTCGCCGGTGGCTCTCTTCTTCTAGTGCCCTTTGCCCTTGGAAATATGGCGTATTTTCAGGGCTGGCTGGTTATTCTCGTCGGCTTTTTCGCCATAGCCTTTCTGTTCTCGTTCCGAGACTTGACGCGCGTCGTGCAGGAGATGGGCCTCGTCATGCTGGGTTTGTTGTACATCCCTCTGCTCCTGGGACATCTCATGCTGCTTAGAGACCTGCCTTTCGGGCGGGAATGGATCTTTTTTGTCCTTCTCTGTGTCATGGCCTGTGATTCCGCGGCTTATTTTGTTGGTTCGTCTCTCGGACGCCGAAAACTCTATCCTGCCATCAGCCCCAATAAGAGTGTTGAAGGGGCCCTTGGGGGGGTGGCTGGAACCTTCCTCGGGGCGACGCTGGCCAAAGTCTTCTTTTTTCAGGAACTATCCTGGATAGATGTACTTTTGCTCGGTGGAGCCCTTGGTGTTCTCGGGCAGCTTGGCGATCTCTTTGAGTCCATGCTCAAGAGGAGTTTCAATGTCAAGGATTCCGGACGCCTCATCCCCGGCCACGGTGGCATTCTCGATCGACTGGACAGTCTGCTATTTGCCTTTGCGCCAGTCTATTATTATGCCTTTCTCTTTTTTAAGGGATAG
- a CDS encoding isoprenyl transferase, with amino-acid sequence MQTPQHLAIIMDGNGRWAERRQLPRTAGHSRGADTVRTVIEECRLQGIRYLTLYAFSSENWGRPPAEIDALMSLLARYLANDLPKMLGEGIRFNVIGEIERLPDDVQFSLKEAMERTSNNREMVLTLALSYGGRDEILRAVRRVCRQVSAGKLGIEDIDEDVFSGALDTHDLPDPDLLIRTSGEMRVSNFLLWQLAYAELYFTETLWPDFDIHELHRALELYAKRERRYGLTAEQVTQSTSFKEGNH; translated from the coding sequence ATGCAGACTCCACAGCATCTCGCCATTATCATGGACGGGAACGGCCGCTGGGCTGAACGTAGGCAGTTGCCGCGTACGGCCGGCCACAGTCGTGGTGCCGATACCGTGCGCACTGTCATTGAGGAGTGCAGGCTTCAGGGCATTCGCTACCTCACCCTGTATGCTTTCAGTTCTGAAAACTGGGGAAGGCCTCCCGCTGAAATAGATGCCCTGATGTCCCTTCTTGCCAGATATCTCGCCAATGATCTTCCCAAGATGCTGGGAGAAGGAATTCGTTTTAATGTGATCGGCGAAATAGAGCGTTTGCCCGACGATGTGCAGTTCTCGCTCAAGGAAGCTATGGAACGGACCAGTAACAACAGGGAGATGGTACTGACCCTGGCCCTTTCCTATGGTGGCAGAGATGAAATCCTGCGGGCCGTTCGGAGGGTTTGTCGTCAGGTGTCCGCAGGTAAATTGGGGATTGAAGATATCGACGAAGATGTTTTTTCAGGCGCCCTGGATACTCATGATTTGCCCGATCCCGACCTGCTTATCCGCACCAGTGGTGAGATGCGCGTCAGCAATTTTTTACTATGGCAGTTGGCTTACGCCGAATTATACTTCACGGAAACACTCTGGCCTGATTTTGATATCCATGAATTACATCGGGCCCTGGAACTTTACGCTAAAAGAGAACGCCGCTATGGTCTGACAGCCGAGCAAGTTACCCAATCCACATCGTTCAAGGAGGGAAATCATTAA
- a CDS encoding universal stress protein, with the protein MKDFKTILFATDFSECSDHAFQYAHMLTKKCGAKLLLAHVINEPVDLRGFYVPHISFDKLEEEIEEGAKKMMEKFCRAHLGEDIQYETFIVPGIPYDEIIKIGLEHSADLIILGTHGRTGLDHVLFGSTAEKVVRKSPLPVMTVACSEK; encoded by the coding sequence ATGAAAGATTTCAAAACGATCCTTTTTGCCACAGATTTTTCCGAATGTTCCGATCATGCTTTCCAATATGCTCACATGCTGACCAAAAAATGCGGCGCCAAGCTTCTGCTTGCCCATGTTATAAACGAACCCGTCGATCTGCGAGGTTTTTATGTCCCCCACATTTCTTTTGACAAGCTGGAAGAAGAAATAGAAGAGGGGGCAAAAAAAATGATGGAAAAGTTTTGTCGGGCTCATCTTGGTGAAGACATCCAATACGAGACCTTTATCGTGCCGGGGATCCCCTACGACGAGATCATCAAAATAGGTCTTGAACACTCGGCCGACCTGATTATTCTTGGCACTCATGGACGCACTGGCCTTGACCATGTTTTGTTTGGCAGCACTGCTGAAAAAGTTGTGCGCAAGTCTCCACTCCCGGTTATGACGGTTGCATGTAGCGAAAAATGA
- a CDS encoding response regulator, giving the protein MGSKIKNILIVDDEENTRIGLSKLLSQEGFDVCSVANGQEALDYLKSSRVNLVISDINMPEMNGLTFLKELNRLYPSTHVIMITAYGGVESYLEAMNLGAFEYIHKPIKIEELKSVLEKIHKETKHISPVGPM; this is encoded by the coding sequence GTGGGATCGAAAATAAAAAATATCCTTATTGTTGATGATGAAGAGAATACCCGTATCGGCCTGAGCAAGCTGCTCAGCCAGGAAGGCTTTGATGTCTGTAGTGTGGCCAACGGTCAGGAGGCCTTGGACTATCTGAAATCCAGTCGTGTAAACCTGGTCATCAGCGATATCAATATGCCCGAAATGAATGGATTGACCTTTCTTAAAGAACTTAATCGTCTCTACCCCAGCACCCATGTCATCATGATTACTGCCTATGGCGGGGTCGAGTCCTATCTGGAGGCTATGAATCTCGGAGCCTTCGAATACATTCACAAGCCGATCAAAATTGAAGAACTCAAGTCTGTGCTGGAAAAAATACACAAAGAAACCAAGCACATTTCTCCAGTTGGCCCTATGTAA
- a CDS encoding purine-nucleoside phosphorylase — MFKDCREIQETVINEKGRAPFDLAVVLGSGLGALADHIEEPSAWPYQRFDCFPENMVAGHQGRLVAGMFMGWRVLVFQGRYHLYQGYSATQVALPARIAHVLGCPRLLLTNAVGGINPSFEPGDFMYIADHINLMGDNPLRGNFPNPFVDLSSLYLDSLYPPLHEFAIRNQIRLHRGVLCAVQGPSYETPAEIRAMKLLGADAVSMSTVPEAIMARYLGMDVVGLSYISNHAAGLSPVPLLHEDVLSAGKSAERHLVDLVSQLIGLWQGAASTSV, encoded by the coding sequence ATGTTCAAGGATTGCCGAGAAATCCAGGAGACAGTCATAAATGAAAAGGGGAGGGCGCCCTTTGATCTGGCTGTCGTCCTTGGTTCTGGCCTCGGCGCCTTGGCGGACCACATCGAAGAACCCTCCGCCTGGCCCTACCAGAGATTTGACTGTTTTCCTGAGAACATGGTGGCCGGACATCAGGGCCGTCTTGTCGCCGGGATGTTTATGGGCTGGCGAGTACTGGTTTTTCAGGGCCGCTATCACCTTTACCAAGGGTATTCTGCTACCCAGGTAGCACTACCAGCCCGCATTGCTCATGTCCTTGGCTGTCCCCGGCTGCTGCTGACCAACGCGGTCGGTGGCATCAATCCTTCCTTTGAGCCCGGCGATTTCATGTATATCGCCGATCACATCAATCTCATGGGAGACAACCCGTTGCGCGGGAACTTTCCCAATCCATTTGTCGATCTTTCTTCCCTCTATCTGGATTCTCTTTACCCTCCTCTGCATGAATTCGCCATTCGGAACCAAATTCGTCTTCATCGCGGGGTGCTCTGTGCCGTGCAGGGGCCATCTTACGAGACCCCTGCCGAGATCCGGGCCATGAAGCTTCTTGGCGCCGATGCGGTGTCCATGTCAACCGTTCCTGAAGCCATCATGGCCAGATATCTCGGCATGGACGTTGTCGGTCTCTCCTATATCTCCAATCATGCCGCTGGACTTTCTCCCGTTCCTCTGCTGCACGAGGATGTGCTGTCTGCAGGCAAGAGTGCTGAGCGTCACCTTGTCGACCTTGTCAGCCAGTTGATCGGTCTTTGGCAGGGGGCTGCATCCACTTCTGTCTGA
- a CDS encoding tetratricopeptide repeat protein: MIKKIISSGILLSLILAAGCGINPQQSDEARAHYMLGLSYLREDRMSQAMNEFRMAEEINPKDPEIQAALGQVLHVKEAYPEAERRYLQAVKLSHEAPRFLNNLGALYLDMERWDDAIRYFKATSSRLDFDNPEVPLSGIGYAYLQKGDYLQAVTFFKEAISTERRYAPAYLGMGQAYYALDKTTEAVAQYREALAIAPNYAQAHYQLGLAQVKLRQTEEAVASFNEVIRLIPDTELGKLSREHLKVLK, from the coding sequence TTGATCAAGAAGATCATTTCATCGGGAATTCTGCTGTCCCTCATTCTGGCTGCCGGCTGTGGTATTAATCCTCAACAGAGTGACGAAGCGCGGGCCCATTATATGCTGGGACTATCCTATCTGCGTGAGGATAGAATGAGCCAGGCCATGAACGAGTTTCGGATGGCCGAAGAAATCAACCCGAAAGATCCCGAAATCCAGGCGGCTCTCGGACAGGTGCTTCATGTCAAGGAAGCATACCCTGAGGCCGAACGGCGATATCTCCAAGCTGTCAAATTGAGCCATGAAGCCCCCCGTTTTTTAAATAACCTTGGAGCCCTGTACCTCGATATGGAGCGTTGGGACGATGCGATCCGCTACTTCAAGGCGACATCATCCCGGCTCGATTTCGACAATCCCGAAGTTCCTCTCTCCGGTATCGGGTATGCGTATCTCCAGAAGGGGGATTATCTGCAGGCTGTTACCTTCTTCAAGGAGGCCATCTCCACTGAAAGGCGCTATGCCCCTGCCTATCTGGGGATGGGCCAAGCGTATTACGCGCTGGATAAAACGACAGAAGCCGTCGCTCAATATCGTGAGGCGTTGGCTATCGCCCCCAATTATGCACAGGCTCACTATCAACTGGGGCTGGCTCAGGTAAAACTTCGTCAAACCGAAGAAGCTGTCGCTTCCTTCAACGAGGTCATCCGCCTTATTCCTGACACCGAACTGGGTAAATTGTCCAGGGAACATCTGAAAGTGTTGAAGTGA
- a CDS encoding PfkB family carbohydrate kinase — MSILVVGSVAFDSVETPFGKGDDVLGGSATYFSTAASFFDEVRLVAVVGEDFPSEHLEFLRSRNIDLSGLQVVSGKTFRWKGSYGYDLNEAQTLETHLNVFESFAPQLSPAHREANFVFLANIDPELQLQVLQQVDKPQLVACDTMNFWIEGKKEALLETLKRVDIFLINEGEARQLSGEPNLMKAAAKILAMGPETLVIKRGEYGVLMFREHSVFAAPAYPLESVFDPTGAGDTFAGGFMGYLASTKNLTDSGLRQAIVFGSVMASFNVEDFSLNRMRSLRYSDIEDRYRKVKLLTDFEGL, encoded by the coding sequence ATGAGCATTCTCGTGGTTGGTTCCGTTGCGTTTGATTCTGTGGAGACGCCTTTTGGCAAGGGGGATGATGTCCTCGGCGGCTCGGCGACGTATTTCTCCACCGCAGCCAGTTTTTTTGATGAGGTTCGGCTGGTAGCCGTGGTTGGTGAAGACTTTCCGTCTGAACACCTTGAATTTCTGCGCTCGCGAAACATTGATTTGAGTGGACTGCAGGTCGTTTCAGGGAAAACGTTTCGCTGGAAGGGGAGCTACGGTTACGATCTGAACGAGGCTCAAACTCTGGAGACCCATCTGAACGTTTTCGAATCCTTTGCCCCCCAACTTTCTCCCGCACATCGGGAGGCCAATTTTGTTTTTTTGGCCAATATCGATCCCGAGTTGCAGTTGCAGGTTCTTCAGCAGGTGGACAAGCCTCAACTGGTTGCCTGTGACACGATGAACTTCTGGATAGAAGGGAAAAAGGAAGCGCTACTGGAAACGCTCAAGCGCGTCGATATTTTTCTCATCAACGAAGGGGAGGCTCGTCAGCTTTCCGGCGAGCCCAACCTGATGAAGGCAGCCGCCAAGATTTTGGCCATGGGGCCTGAAACCCTGGTGATAAAGCGTGGGGAATACGGCGTTCTTATGTTTCGGGAACATTCGGTTTTTGCCGCCCCGGCCTATCCCCTTGAATCAGTTTTCGACCCTACCGGGGCCGGAGATACCTTCGCCGGAGGATTCATGGGATACCTGGCCTCCACAAAAAACCTGACAGATTCCGGCCTGCGCCAGGCGATCGTTTTTGGAAGTGTCATGGCGTCTTTCAACGTGGAGGACTTCAGCCTGAACCGTATGCGCTCCCTTCGTTACAGCGACATTGAAGATCGCTACCGCAAGGTGAAGCTTTTGACGGACTTCGAAGGCCTGTGA
- the mtnP gene encoding S-methyl-5'-thioadenosine phosphorylase, with translation MAQPVIGVIGGSGLYQMEGLTNVRNVTVETPFGDPSHDFITGELEGLKVVFLPRHGEGHRLLPSEVNYRANIYGMKKLGVSRIISVSAVGSMKEEIVPGHIVIPDQFFDRTQGKRASTFFGEGIVGHVQFADPVCGDLAAVLHQAAVTVGAQTHKGGTYICIEGPNFSTRAESKIFRSWGVDVIGMTNLPEARLAREAEICYATVALATDYDCWHEEHDDVSVEAVLAIVKQNVETARKIIREAVRNLATPSACACGEALKFAIMTSKEIIPPKTLEKLQVVMGKYL, from the coding sequence ATGGCTCAGCCTGTAATCGGCGTTATCGGAGGCAGCGGCCTCTATCAGATGGAAGGGCTCACCAATGTGCGGAACGTCACAGTGGAAACCCCCTTCGGCGATCCTTCCCATGATTTTATTACGGGTGAACTCGAAGGCCTCAAGGTGGTTTTCCTGCCACGACACGGCGAAGGGCACCGCCTGCTTCCCTCTGAAGTCAACTATCGGGCCAACATCTACGGCATGAAAAAACTGGGAGTCAGTCGCATCATCTCTGTCTCCGCCGTCGGCAGCATGAAAGAGGAGATCGTTCCTGGACATATCGTCATCCCCGATCAGTTTTTCGACCGCACCCAGGGCAAGCGGGCGTCGACCTTCTTCGGCGAAGGGATCGTCGGCCATGTTCAGTTCGCCGACCCTGTCTGCGGCGATCTGGCTGCTGTCCTGCATCAGGCCGCTGTGACCGTGGGTGCTCAGACGCACAAAGGCGGAACCTATATCTGTATTGAGGGCCCCAATTTCTCCACCCGAGCTGAATCGAAGATCTTCCGCAGTTGGGGTGTCGACGTCATCGGCATGACCAATCTGCCCGAAGCCCGCCTGGCCCGTGAAGCGGAGATCTGCTATGCTACCGTGGCTCTGGCCACCGATTACGACTGTTGGCACGAGGAACATGACGATGTTTCCGTGGAGGCGGTCCTGGCCATCGTCAAACAGAATGTAGAGACGGCGCGCAAAATCATTCGGGAAGCCGTGCGAAACCTGGCGACTCCTTCGGCCTGCGCCTGTGGCGAAGCGCTGAAATTCGCCATTATGACCAGCAAGGAGATCATCCCGCCTAAAACTCTGGAAAAGCTTCAGGTAGTGATGGGTAAATATCTCTGA
- the rlmN gene encoding 23S rRNA (adenine(2503)-C(2))-methyltransferase RlmN, with protein MDNPQRIDLKNLTFEALVEFLSAFGKEKFRARQIVRWIYGRGVTSFAEMTDLSKELREQLAAKAYVSDWTAEVTETSSDGTKKYLFRLDDGQTVESVRIPMENGRSTVCISTQVGCAMQCAFCLTGTFGLFRNLETAEIVNQVCAVAKDGPINNIVLMGMGEPLHNLDNVVDALKILYLDDGMGFGTRKVTLSTCGLIPEMLELAKRIPVNLAISLNATTDEVRDRLMPVNRRYPLKELMAACRAYPLKPHQRITFEYILIRGVNDSLDDAKRLIKLLHGIKAKVNLIPFNEHAGSDFRAPTPEAIEAFQTYLLNRDIVAIRRASKGQDISAACGQLKGRLDDKS; from the coding sequence ATGGATAACCCGCAACGCATTGATCTTAAAAATCTTACCTTTGAGGCTCTGGTTGAATTTCTTTCCGCTTTCGGCAAAGAGAAATTCCGTGCCCGGCAGATTGTGCGCTGGATCTACGGGCGGGGCGTGACCTCTTTCGCCGAAATGACCGACCTGTCCAAGGAACTCAGAGAACAACTGGCCGCAAAAGCCTATGTCTCTGACTGGACTGCCGAAGTCACGGAGACCAGCAGTGACGGCACCAAGAAGTACCTCTTTCGCCTTGATGATGGGCAGACGGTGGAATCCGTCCGCATTCCCATGGAAAACGGTCGTTCCACCGTGTGTATTTCCACTCAAGTCGGCTGCGCGATGCAGTGCGCTTTCTGCCTTACCGGAACCTTTGGGCTTTTCCGCAATCTGGAAACCGCCGAAATCGTCAATCAGGTCTGTGCTGTCGCCAAGGATGGCCCCATCAACAACATCGTCCTGATGGGCATGGGCGAGCCCCTGCACAACCTCGATAACGTGGTGGACGCCCTGAAAATCCTCTACCTGGATGATGGTATGGGATTCGGCACCCGCAAGGTGACGCTGTCGACCTGCGGTCTGATCCCTGAGATGCTCGAACTCGCCAAGCGCATCCCTGTCAATCTGGCGATTTCCCTCAATGCCACCACGGACGAGGTGCGCGACCGCCTGATGCCGGTGAACCGCCGTTATCCGCTGAAAGAGCTGATGGCTGCCTGCCGCGCCTATCCCCTGAAACCGCATCAGCGCATCACCTTTGAATATATCTTGATCCGCGGCGTCAATGACAGTCTTGACGATGCCAAACGTCTGATCAAGTTGCTGCACGGTATCAAGGCCAAGGTCAACCTTATCCCTTTCAACGAGCATGCTGGCTCTGATTTCCGGGCACCGACACCGGAGGCTATCGAGGCATTTCAGACCTATTTGCTCAATCGCGACATCGTGGCCATACGACGGGCCAGCAAGGGTCAGGATATCTCGGCGGCCTGCGGTCAACTTAAAGGGCGCCTCGACGATAAATCCTGA
- the ndk gene encoding nucleoside-diphosphate kinase translates to MERTFAIIKPDAFAAGNAGKILARIYAEGFKVVGLKKLYMSKVEAEGFYYVHKERPFFGELTDFMSSGPCVVMVLEAAGAIKKWRDLMGATNPADAAAGTLRKEFGISIGENATHGSDAPETAAFEIPYFFSGLELL, encoded by the coding sequence ATGGAAAGAACATTTGCCATCATTAAGCCCGACGCCTTCGCTGCCGGCAACGCCGGTAAAATCCTGGCCCGCATCTATGCCGAGGGCTTCAAGGTTGTTGGTCTGAAAAAACTGTACATGAGCAAAGTCGAGGCCGAAGGTTTCTACTACGTGCACAAAGAGCGTCCCTTTTTCGGCGAACTGACTGACTTTATGAGCAGCGGCCCCTGCGTGGTCATGGTTCTTGAGGCTGCTGGCGCCATTAAGAAATGGCGTGATCTCATGGGCGCCACCAACCCGGCCGATGCGGCCGCAGGCACTCTGCGCAAAGAGTTCGGCATCTCCATCGGCGAGAATGCGACTCACGGCTCCGACGCTCCCGAAACAGCTGCTTTCGAGATTCCTTACTTCTTCTCCGGTCTCGAGCTTCTTTAG